ccgactcacctgactttagtccactcaccgctcggtttctccggggcggtgagtggactataagtcaggtgagtcagtgcgcgcgctgtcggtgaattggccgcgaagtgcgtgaaaaggaaacgagaaacgtcttgcaccaagactaggatttgtttgctttgttgatttgtttgctgTGGAAATAAATGACTGATATGTAATATGCGtctgaattgaatttaataaaattaatcGAACCTTTGGGAAGAACAGCATTGACAATGTGCCAGTGGTACAGAACATGATAAAACCAGCCAGGAGCGCGTAGGTGACGGAAACCGCATCTGTTACCATAATGGAGACAGGGACCACGACCACACAGCACATGCACACATTATAGATAGACAACCCCACGTAGTTACTGTCGTTAAGCCCAGATACATTGATGTTTCTGTGAAgatcaaatacaaaataagatAAAGACAGAGTTTAGTTTCTTCTTATGTATAtgagattaaaggcagtggacactatttgtaattgtcaaagactagccttcacagttggtatatctcaacatatgcatacaataactaacctgtgaaaatttgagctcaatcggtcattgaagttgtgagataataatgaaagaaaaaaacgcccttgtcacacgaagttgtgtgcgtttagatggttgatttcgagacctcaagttctaaatctgaggtctcgaaatcaacttcgtggaaaattacttctttctcgaaaactatggcacttcaaagggagccgtttctcacaatgttttataccatcaacctctccccattactcgtcaccaagaaaggttttatgccaatagttattttgagtaattaccaatagtgtccactgcctttaaacctttgTGACCCCACATCCAATCTATTTCCAATATGCATCAGTTTGGTTCTAAAACATGTTGGTTGAGTTTGAGTTCACTACAAGGGGAGGTtgttccatttaaaaaaaagacagaTGGAAAAGACATTGTTTTTTCCCGTAGTTCAGCCCATTCTTTACTTCTGGTTTGTGCAGCTTTAGATTTTGACTTGGAATGGGTTGTCATGTCTCTGGTTAAAAGCTTGCTCTTAATGGATTTATGTATCTTTTGTaggaaaagaaaacacaatttccacagattaaACTTatactgtttgaagataatgatagtagaaagcttccctgaaaatattacttgcagaggtgctgtagtttttgaggaatgaataaaccaatgtaatgaaaatagctttcgtctcagtgatcatgagacgaacattattttagcatgtaaaaacgtattttcataactgtcattgttttactcatttttcaaaagctacagcacctcagcaactaatattttaaggtacgctttctactattattgtCTTCAAACGgcgtaagtttaatgtaaatctgtggacatcgtgttgttgtttttttaagtgcccatatccctTAACAATTTTTAACACCTCGATCAAATCTCTTGTTGTATTATTGCTTCCAACCAGCAGTAGGCCAATTGACATCACAGGGCTTAACTTCACATCGAAATGTATACGCACCTTGTTTGCCAAGCAAGGAAAGCACCGAACACCATGACGAACGCCTTGTAGATCAAGAGTGCCATCAACCATATCACGTGATATGTTGACGTACACTGTATAAAGACCTCTTCGTACCGTCTATATTTAGCTTCATCCTCTGGTgtctaaaaataaataataacaaataataaatacatagaGATAATTTCACACTCTCAGTAAGTCCAACCAACTAAAGACTTACTATTCTGCGAACTATTTCCAGTCTCTCatcgatagcgccctctgttgaatcctCCTCGTCAAGCCTATGTTGAGTTCCCACATGACAGACAGATTTCTATGGGACAAAGGGCCTTTATAGACTCAATAATAGTGGACCAAAAATAGTTACCTGAGGAACCATTTTGATGACGACATCGATGCGTTGCGGGTCGATGATCTCCCTTGGTACTAGGATCACTAGGTCGACCAATAGCAGCACACATACAATAGCCATAAGGTGGTGGTCTTTGATAACCTGTTAAGATATTCAGATAAAATATGATATCATATAGACTTGTACATACCCCGCTGATAGGCATCTTGCTTTCAAAACCTGTGATTGCATTAGGTACAATGATTGCATTTGTTAAACGTGCAACACGTGAGTAGTTTGCCTAATGTCGGCAGTGtgagtcctcatcccaaccctCACGCTCAAATACGTGAGTAGTTTGCCTAATTTCGGCAAATTCCTCACTCTGACTTTCACGTTCAAATACGGGAGTAGTTTGCCCAATTTCGGCAGAGTCCTAACTCTAACTTCCACGTTCAAATACGTGAGCAGTTTGCCTAATTTCGGCAGAGTCCTCACCCTAACTTTCACGTTCACATACCTAAGTAGTTTGCCTTATTTCGGCAGAGTCCACACCATAAACGTCACGTTCAAATACGTGAGTAGTTTGCCCAATTTCGGCAATGTCCTCACCTTAACTTTCACGTTCAAATACGTGAGTAGTGTGCCTGATCTCGGCAAATGCTTCACTCTAACTTTCATGTTCAAATACGGGAGTAGTTTGCCCAATTTCGGCAGAGTCCTAACTCTAACTTCCACGTTCAAATACGTGAGTGGTTTGCCTTAGTTCGGCAGAGTCCCCACCTTAAATTTCGCGTTCAAATACGTGAGTAGTTTGCCTAATTTCGGCATAGTCCTAACTCTAACTTTCGCGTTCAAATACGGGAGTAGTTTGCCTAATTGAAGCAAATTCTTCACTCTACCTTTCACTTTAAAATACGTGTATAGTTTGCCTAAACTCGGCAGAGTCCTAACTCAAACTTTCACGTTCAAGTACGTGAGTAGTTTGCCCAACTTCGGCACTGTCCCCACACTAACTTTCACGTTCACATACGTGAGTAGTTTGCCTTATTTCGGCAAATTCCTCACTCTAACTTTCACTTTCAAATACGTGTACTGTTTGCCTTATTTCGGCAGAGTCCTAACGCTAACTTTCACTTTCAAATACGTGAGTAGTTTGCCTAATTTCGGCAGAGTCCTCGCCCTAACTTTCACGTTCAAGTACGTGAGGAGTTTGCCTAACTTCGGCAAATCATTTACTCTACCTTTCACTTTCAAATACGTGTATAGTTTGCCTTATTTCGGCAGAGTCCTAACGCTAACTTGTACGTTCAAGGATGTGAGTAGTTTGCCTAAATTCGGCTGAGTCGTCACCCTAACTTTCATGTTCAAATACCTGAATGGGTTGCCTTATTTTGGAAGAGTCCTAACGCTAACTTCCACTTTCAAATACGTGAGTAGTTTGCCTAATTTCGGCAGAGTCCTCGCCCTAACTTTCACGTTCAAGTACGTGAGTAGTTTGCCTAATTTCGGCAGAGTCCCCACCCTAACTTCACATTAAAATACGTCATTAGTTTGCCTAATTTCGGCAGAATCCCACCCTATTTTCACGTTCAAGTACGTGAGTAGTTTGCTTAATTTCGGCAGAGTCCTAACTCCAACTTTTACGTTGCCATATTCGTGAGAGGTGTGCCTAATTTCCACCAAAAACGCCAgtcaaatttaaataattaaccTTCTTCTTTGTCTTATTGTGGATGACGATGCTATAAACTCTCCACATCTTGGTGAACATTCCTCCGAATGCTAAGGTGAATGATATAGAAAGCAACCATTCCCGTGCCTGTAtcaagggaaaaaaagaaggagAAAATAAGGGATAAAGATTGAAGGATTAAGTGATATTTATAtacttgacgaataaaccattcatttcagtttaattataataattctaataacaattgtgtccgcccggacacatttgcatatgcagttgtgtccgcccgtggtcgacggaacacgatCGCCttttttacaagcttagtgcatgttatgaatgacatgggaaataaTCGCCATTTAGGTTTTTCGCTGCAGTCATAAAATACGttaatattcatgctgcatatacgtaggttaaGTGCACGCTTGTACGCGCGcacttacatgtacagtcatgtacatgtccgccggacggtttttgcatagccccggacacgattgcatgtgCAAAAGTGTCAGGGGCATACAGAATTGCATGGCGgccacaattgcatctgacaccctTGTATGGTTTCTGACTTGGCACCTCGAACAAATATATATCAACACAATAGAGTGACCACCAACAAAGGACTAAGTAGCTCAGGTGTTTGAGcactggcacgttaatctggaggtcgttggttcaaatcccattgtAGTTGATGTTTCGTTATTCATTGCCGACAATAACACTCTTTAAGCTAAGGAATAGCTTGTTGAATTTAGCAAGTGACAGCCGAGCGTAGGGTTTGGTCTATACATTAAAAAGGCCCAACATTCCTTGATAGCCGGCCAGGGAGAGTGGCTcctttgttatgcaaataaggTCGTTACTCTGGCGCGCTGTTCAAAAGAGCAACGGTTTATGTAGTGTTGTACAGTGCTACGTGAAGGGAACATGGCTGCCTTGTTCGAGCTCTTCGTTGCCGGTTTTGGACGTCGCGTTCGGGAAAAACTGCGTTGCATTTTCACTTTAAAAACAACAGCGTTATTACCCTTGTATCTACTGACATTGACACTTTCGTTTCTACATCTGACTGGAACTCAACAGAATGAGCTTTTAGAGATTTTGTGCATTGCTGTGTCGATCAGGGGGCATGGATTGGTCTATTTTTGTTTAGTACCATACGCTGGCTACGGGTCAACAGTGAAAGGATCCGGGAAAGCTTCCATGCCTCCTTCCGTGTACGCGAAATCCAGCGTGTGGTATGGaaaaaaaatcggccaggggatGATAATAATTGAATAATTTGCAACGAGTCAGAGAACCCAAAGGGAACACCACCAGCCCGGGCAGAGCGTCCAAGCCAAGCCAGTGGCTAGCTTAATTGATGTGGAGATGTTTCAAGATCAAGAATTTGTCTAAAGGATGTGATTGGACGGGAATGATACCGGGCAGGATTTTTGTGCTGACTTTGACTTTCAAGAAACCTTTTGCAAGAACGTCCTTGGAATATTGGAATATATATTGTGTGTTTTGTCTATGGATCTATGACGTCAAAGGTAAACAGCAAGTGTCTGAAAGAATTGAACGGTAAGCGAAGACCTAAACAAACTTTATTCCCTATAACATGCAGGATTTTATCACTGTTTTTCCTTTAAAGGATGTTCAGTTTTATGTTGATGGTGTGTTCTTGTATTTTCAAAGGTCTTTAAAGAAACATACTGTTTTTGTAATACAGCTGTTTTTGTGTGCTAGCATTTGGTCGAAGCCAGTGATGCTTTAAGATTTAGCAAGTCGAATTTGTTCGTCATCAATGTTTTCCTGGGTTTGAAGCTGAAGTCATATAGTCACATTTTAATTTATAAATTgatatttaatttatttcttaCCTTGCATATATTCAAGAGATGCTGCTCTCCACTGACTATGGCTTCATCTATTCCCATGACGATAACGCCAGCGTAGGCTAGGACTAGACCCGCGGCTACAACGTTGTTTAGTCTCGGGCTGGACATCTTCACCTCTCTGGAAGGGgtgaaatgtttttataaataccGGTGTGCTGTAACTTGCTAGTCGATGTACTTTAGTCAATAAGTCAAATAAGCTAAGCAAATAGTTATGcaaaccagaataaggttaacaGCCCAAATACAATGTCACacaatgtacaatttgtgactcaTGTACTTCTCATAATTGCCAAGCAGCGATTtttaagcagcattttctgcttaagaagctctataAAAATTGGGACATGGCGATACTTGTAGTccttccttcggatgggacgtgaagacattggtcccgtgtgttgtgtataatGCACGTAAAATATAAACCTAGTGCACTTTTActgaaaagagaagaggttcccctttcctcgccttcctcttctttgaccctggttcaaatcacACCGGGGCATTTTTAGAATTGGGGCCTTAGTCCATGTGTGACTGTTTGGGTTTTCCCTTAACCGTTTTTTCGgggtttacctcacacacctaAAACTGAAGCTCCCTTCTATGTGTTCTCTCAATTTGGTTATTGGCAAGCATCTATATACATTAACTTTGCTTTTGTGAACGTTTTTGGATTTAATTATCACCAGAAAGAAAATGAACTGAAATTACAAACGCCCCATGGGGCTTCCATTTATGTTAATGTACAAAgtataaacaaattataaattaaTTGTTATAATAATTGCTCCGCGTGCAATTGCCCTTGTATTACCAAGTACCTGTGTTTCCTTTTGATGAAGTTGAAGACGACAAAACAGATTGCGAGTATACAGCCTAGCCCAGCAataatacatgacgtcatgaaAACCCCGGGTTCAATGACCTGGTTCAATTGAATTGTAACAGTGTTGTCAGAATCGAATGGTGGCCGTCCAGCTGCAAGCAAGAAATAAAGGAGAAAATACACAGTAATCTATGACATCAAAGAAGGATAGTATTAAAGCAGAATTGTAAAGTGCCCCTATCCGCTAAAATGTGCAAAATGCGCTCGCCCACGACACAagaagagttaaaaaaaaaaaaaaaaacatattataatattattgtttaagCACAAATTTTCTAAGGGGAACCAATTGGAAATTTAAAGGAAAGGCGTGCCTTTTTTTTACCCGAGCATatttaaacgttttttttttcattgtaatCGAGTGTTTACGAATGACCATCATGCCTACGATCTCTTTTGTAACTAGGCACTGTatattaatgacgtcatcaatacgTCAGGTACGCTTTCAAGGCTCTAATATTCTGGAGCTGTATTATAATATTaccattttaaatatttttgttcctTCAATAATTCCACAACCTTAAACTCACCACTTTGATACCAGATCTTTTCAGTTTCTATCAACCACGTGATGTTGGTATTCTTCTCGTACGTTCCAATCACAACCTCGTCCCCATCTGTTTatcaaaagaaacaaacatgttttaCCCACTCCGATGTGTGTTTGGCAATGTAAATACTCATTAATTTATGAGCCGTGTCATACCAACTGGATACATATATGGTGGATACTGATAATATACCAATTTATATAAACTCCTCTCAACAAATGAtactttataaaacaaaaaatcttacCTCGATTCTGTTCAATGAGGAATAACCCAATCCTATCACCCCTCTCAGAAAAACTAACCGGTCCCTGGAACACAAAAAAAgtttacttaaagacagtagacactattggtaattactcaaaacaattatcagcgtaaaacctttcttggtgacgagtaatggggagaggttgatggtataaaacattgtgcgaaacggctccctctgaagtgccatagttttcgagaaagaagtaattttccacgaatttgatttcgagacctcagatttagaacttgaggtctcgaaatcaaccatctaaacgcacacaacttcgtgtgacaagcttggttttttttttcattattatctcgcaacttcgatgaccgattggattgagctcaaattttcacaggtttgttattttatgcatatgttgagatacacaaagtgagaagacatgAATATATGTTAACAATAATAGAGGTTAACAAAGTGTCCATTGCACCCTCACCCACCACTTCACATAATTATCTGTTTACTCAATGCAAGGCATGTTTTAAGGTATTATAAAGGATTTGTAAATCTGTCAGAAATGTCGCAGGCAGTATTTCGTGTGATCGACCATTAGACTAAATACATGGATGAAATCAATCTGTGAAAATCGGTTGTAGGCTGAATCGGGTTGAATCCGTTATGCGAGTCGGGAGAAGATAGTAATAAACCATGTACAATGTTCAAAACAACTGAAAtcatttgttgtgttttctaGATTTTTAGATAGAGTTTTCTCGAGTATTACTTCATTTTGGGAGAAAATATTTGACATACAAATTTTTCTTGTataaacttcataatcagtaaacTTTCAGACTAAATTTAAACGAATGTTTGTGTCGTTGCCACGCATGTATAAAATTGTACTATGCAAAAGTATATTAAACAGATGctattattttgttgtcataaGGCTCACCGAAACTCCGTTAAACTGAACCCTTCCAATGTGCTTTTCAAAGATGGCCGCCACTTCAACATCCCCGTAGACGTACGACTCCAGTCGTTTAGGTGCCAGTTCGTCCATTGAGCTGTTCAAGCCCAATGCTAAAGCCCACATCCCATCATGGGCGTTTGCTGCAACGTCTTGCCCATCGAGACCAATGGTTAGGTTTGTGACGTCATGAATGTAGTCTCTGAACTCTTGAGGGGTCTGTTATCAGAACATGGACAATGATTTTAGCAATTTTTACATCATGTTTTGTTTATCAAAGGAAGAGCATTTTGTCATGAAACTAAGGCTGGAAATAAAGCCtataaaggaaaacaaaacggTCAACACAAATATAAATGTCTcttaaaattgcgtggttttcttttttacttcgCGAACTATCATGGTCTGCAATTGTACGTGAATcatttaattatattttgaaaacatcttttcaaccataaaTATTCTTATCGTGACAAATGCTTTTATAGCCAAAAGCATCCAATCTATTAAGGAAAAATGTCCTTTCTATTCAACCCAATCATGTTTGTAATAAACACGTCATAAACATTTTACAGCGAACTTATGGAATAGTATaataacacaacaaaattaagtttgAGCAACGATTGTAATTTCCAAtcactttgttttcatttcattttttttttttttttttttttaaattgatgaaTCTCAGACTTTAGGTAGTTTCACCCTTGGTCCCTTTCTCAATGCTGATCTTAAAATACCATATCCGATTGCAAGATGTTAATTAGCACAACCCAATCCACTTCGCTGTGTAAATTTGTAGTGGAAAGCTGGATTTTGAgctttaaaatataaacataatGATGTCACGATCACCTTCCATGTGTTATCACTAGACTCGTGATAAGTCCTCCCGGACTCGCACTGCACGATTCATCGGGTGTGTTTGTATGGGGATCTAAACTAGGGAAGTTGGATTGTAAGCTAACACTGAGTGAGGATTCCTTTAAACCAAATAAGCCTCTTCGAGAATGACATATTCACAATGTTTGGTGAGATAGACTAGCTCGTCATTATCTCTTAGAATCTACTATTCCCATCTCTGTATAATCTACCTTCAACATCCCTGAAAATCGTCCACTGTTTGGTCAACAATGCGGCAGGATTTTAACCAATATACCGTGGAAACAAACTATTTCGTGACACTGGAGAGAGGTGATTGTCCGGTGATTGTACTGTAAAGCTGATTTTAGAAATTTGTTTTGGATGGATCGTTCTTGAGCAGTTGTTGAGGTTGGATGGGATGTTGGCTCTTGGGACGCAAAAGGTGTGACAATGAGGCAAGTATTGGGAAGGTTTGTGTCGATTTTGGGCATTTTAGTGTGCAAGGGGTTGGGAATGGACGCGACTTTTGCTGGCAAGTGTTTTGTCGGATGGGTGGTTGGGACTTAAAgttacctggaagtggtattttttcaaaataaagcttttgtcactaatatatgtgttttgatgagtggaatgtgaataaacagttaactaaggttttacaaaatcagttcttatgttatttacaaatttaagagtagaccctgacctgagagggcgctgttcgtgacgtcaatcgaggcagactttgcgtgttttttttcttccggcaatgccgaccaggtgtattcctgctgaatgcagaaaaacactttttgaaatgtaccaactcacgacttggacgtacatgtactttgcacgtgtgtttactatacgcattgcaggcaaagtctgcctcgattgacgtcacaaaaggggaaggcggagtcagcccccaaacaactttatatatttttaaaacataaaaatcgtgacaaacaaatactaaaaaaattgtgttattgttcgtaagcatatactcttatgtttgaaagaaaaaaaaatatatatttccggGTGACTTTAAACTCAAGTCATCCCCCATCAACCGGATAGAAGGAGGGTTTATAAATGTGGCGAGAAGGGGAAAGAGGCATTTAGTataggatggggggggggggggtggcagctGGGGGGTATTTGCAGGGGATGGGGTGGGGCGGGGGAGGGTGGTGCACTTTGATGAATTTGCCGGAGAAGAGGTATAAGTAGAATCAAATGGTGGGGGTTAGAGGCAATTGATCTAGTGACGAGGGAAAGGGTTCGAGTCGGGTCACCAACATCATGACCTCAGTTTGACTTTACCCGTGACTATATAAACTCATAGCCAAATACACCAACATCTGATTTCAAGAAACGCTGGGATTAATCaaaatctcaagttaggacgagtattaACTCGTACTAACTTCAGATGGGTTCGATGCGCCCTTACGTATAATGGTTACAGACTTAACTCGTGAAACCAACGGCAGGGCTTTTGGtttgaagtaatgtttttaCCTGACCGGTAACAGTCGTTGCATTTTCTCGACCGTTCATACTCCACGTTACTGTCATATACCCCTCAGCTGATTCTCGTATCTGACTGCTGTTGCATCCAAAGTGTTCAGAGGGAGAACCTTTGCCCCACCATCGGGGTGTATAGTACCCGATCAGTATCCATTGGTACTTTGGCCCGTACAGCCCCAACCGAAAAGCCTAAAATGGTGAGAGTAAAGACCAAAGTTataagcagtggacactattggtgattactcaaaataattgatagcataaaaacttacttggtaacgagcaatggagagctggtgataatatacaacattgtgagaaacggctccctctaaagacacgtagtttttttttgaaagaagtaatttttcactaaaactatttgacatgaatttgagacctcagctgagctcaatttgagctcagttggtcgtcgaggttTCGAGGGAATGATGGTGGAACAccaaaacccttgtcacacaagttatgtgctttaagatgcttgaatttgagacctcagccgaggccttaaattcaattcaaacatttcagtgagaaattacttctctctcaaaaactacgttacgtcagagggagccgtttctcacacattgttttaccatcaacagctctctataatgctcgttacaaagtaagttttaatgctaaaattttttttaagcagttgcccttagtgtccagtgccttaaagccaAAGCTTGCAAAACGTCCACATTGACTTAATATCTAAACTGGATGGAGTCAGGGGaaaaacaattttatcaaaCAATTTTGACCATAGAGGCATTGTTCACAGACTTCAATGAAATCTAGTCCTAATTAACTAAtagctttgaaaaaaaattaaccgaGTTCAAAAACAG
This region of Asterias amurensis chromosome 22, ASM3211899v1 genomic DNA includes:
- the LOC139953548 gene encoding gamma-aminobutyric acid type B receptor subunit 2-like; its protein translation is MNFAVFLLTALCGFLSPRKLESARIDLHIAGLFPLTAPGWIGDYGLQGLTAVQLAVDQINDRADVLKDYRLVLDYNDTKASSAVGMTALFDLYYSQPVKIAVIGELLSTVTRDLTGVTSLWALTQMAFASSAVELSQRSMYPYFFRTIASADEFSPVQLEMFRQFGWSKISTLHETREPHAGVTNKLQKILEADPNFSIIAAESFNEDPMEAAQRLKDKDVRIIVGNFYESTARKVFCAAFRLGLYGPKYQWILIGYYTPRWWGKGSPSEHFGCNSSQIRESAEGYMTVTWSMNGRENATTVTGQTPQEFRDYIHDVTNLTIGLDGQDVAANAHDGMWALALGLNSSMDELAPKRLESYVYGDVEVAAIFEKHIGRVQFNGVSGPVSFSERGDRIGLFLIEQNRDGDEVVIGTYEKNTNITWLIETEKIWYQSAGRPPFDSDNTVTIQLNQVIEPGVFMTSCIIAGLGCILAICFVVFNFIKRKHREVKMSSPRLNNVVAAGLVLAYAGVIVMGIDEAIVSGEQHLLNICKAREWLLSISFTLAFGGMFTKMWRVYSIVIHNKTKKKVIKDHHLMAIVCVLLLVDLVILVPREIIDPQRIDVVIKMVPQTPEDEAKYRRYEEVFIQCTSTYHVIWLMALLIYKAFVMVFGAFLAWQTRNINVSGLNDSNYVGLSIYNVCMCCVVVVPVSIMVTDAVSVTYALLAGFIMFCTTGTLSMLFFPKVAAVLTKRNNIAPSTDRTQATTANNSTAVSTDGRGPRGGNSQFITNK